In Beijerinckia indica subsp. indica ATCC 9039, the genomic window CGCAAAGCGTGGTTTTTTCATTCATTCGGTGTTTGTCAAAAACAGGGCGCGTGATTGTCATTCGCAATCACGCGCCCTGTTGTTGTTCATGTGTTCTCAAGACCTCTTCAGCGATCGGCGTGAACATGGTCATGATCATCGATATCGATCCTAATTCAGCGAAATCTCCACCGTATCCGAGACGTGCGGTGGTCGAAAAAATTTTTCCGACACCTGCTGCCATCCTTGGGCATGATCGGTCTCTGGCGGATGGCGTTTGCTTGCCCCGCGGTCTTCATCGGCACGCGGTCTTCATGGTCGGTGGATCGTCGATCGCAAGAAAAAGGGGGCCGGCATTTAAGCGCCCAAAAGCACGGCGTGCCTTATTTGCCAGGAAGCGCTCTGAGCTGGAGACAACAGTTCCGCACAAGGAGAGGTTGTGAGACTTTTCAATGCACGTCAAGGAAAGGCAGAGCTCGAGATAAATGGCCCGTCGATTTTCGGGCTTTCCCTCATAGGAAATAGATTCTAATCAAATGCCGACGAATTTGCTCAGGTCGAGATCTGGCTCGTATCCTTTCACGATCTATTGATCCGTGGGGGGAAGCTGCCTTTGAAAGAGCATTCTTCTCGACGCGAATGAATTCGCTTCGCTGGAAAGCACCCGAGTCTGTCTCGCTCAACCGGGCCGACTCTAACGTTTTGTAAACGCGTCAAATTTATCCAAGAGTGGCTTCCACTGTGGATTTGATGGTGGTGCCTCGATTTTGCTTCCACGAACGAGATCGAGGTCATTCCGCGAGCAGGATCGGGATCGGGCCATGCCGCAAAACCCTAGTTTTTCAAGCGAGATGCTCGGTGATGCGATGCATTTCAGTCTTGCCGGACATTGGACGCTTGAGTGGTCGAAAGGCCTTGAAAGCGCCGCCGCCGATCTTCTCAAAGCGCTGGGTAAGGCGCGCAAGGCGGTTTTTAATCTCGCCGGTGTCGAGCGCCTCGATACGGCTGGCGCCTGGTTGATCGACCGGACCCGCCGGAATCTTTCCGAGCGGGGCGTTTCGACCGAGCTCGATCATGTGCGGCCGGAATATGGCATTCTGTTCCAGGAAGCCCATTTCCGGACTTTTCCAGAGCCCAAGCGTCAAAACGCTTCCTTTTTTGTCGCGCCGCTGGTGGAAACGGGCAAGACGGTTGTCGAGGCCGGCCGGGAAACCCTTCGTGGCATGAGCTTTCTTGGGGAGGCCATTGCCTCGCTGGCGCAGAGTTTCGTCCAACGCCAGCATTTTCGGGGCATTTCCCTCGTTTATCAAATCGAGACCATCGGCTTGCGCAGCGTGCCGATCATCACTTTGATCAATTTTCTGGTTGGCTGCATCGTTGCGCAGCAGGGCCTGTTTCAATTGCGCCGCTTCGGCGCCTCGACATTTGCCGTGGATCTGCTTGGAATTCTGACGCTGCGGGAACTCGGCGTTCTTCTGACCTCGATCATGATCGCTGGCCGCTCGGGCTCGGCGATCACCGCCGAAATCGGCTCGATGAAGATGCGCGAGGAGATCGATGCTCTGACCGTGATGGGCCTGCGCCCGATCGAAGTCCTCATCGTGCCGCGCCTGCTGGCCTTGGTCATCAGCCTGCCTCTCCTGACCTTTATCGCGGATATGGCGGCCTTGGCGGGCGGTCTGCTCGTCTCCTATTCCTATGGCGGCATTCAGCCGGTCGCCTTCCTTAATCGCCTGCATGATGCGATCAGCCTGCACACTTTTTATACCGGCCTTATTAAGGCTCCATTCATGGCTTTGGTCATTGGGCTCATCGCGGCGGTCGAAGGTTTCGCGGTCGAGGGCTCAGCGGAATCGCTTGGTCGTCAGGTGACCACCTCGGTCGTTAAATCGATCTTCATGGTCATCGTGCTCGATGGATTATTCGCCATGTTCTTCGCGGGGATCAACTATTGAGTGAGGCGCTCGACAGGGAAGTCATCATCCGCGTCCGCGATTTGGTCGTGGGTTTTGGCGACAAACTCGTGATGAAAGGCCTCGATCTCGACGTCTATAAAGGCGAGGTTTTGGGTTTTGTCGGTGGCTCCGGCACGGGCAAGTCGGTCCTGACCCGGACCATTCTTGGCCTTGTCAGGAAACGGAGCGGCCGTATCGAAATGTTCGGTTCGGACATCGACCGGATTAGTGTCAAGGCGCGGGCCCTGATTGAGCGGCGCATCGGCGTCATGTTCCAGCAGGGCGCTCTCTTTTCCGGCCTTACGGTGAAACAGAACGTGCAAGTGCCGATGCGCGAGCATCTGACCCTTTCGCCACGCCTCATGGACGAATTGGCTCTGCTTAAGATCGAACTCGTCGGTCTGCCGCGCGATGCGGCCGAAAAATATCCTTCCGAACTTTCTGGCGGTATGATCAAGCGTGCGGCACTCGCCCGCGCCTTGGCGCTCGATCCCGAACTCGTTTTTCTCGACGAGCCGACCTCCGGGCTCGATCCGATCGGCGCGGCGGAGTTCGACGATTTGATCGCGACTTTGCAGAAAACCTTGGGGCTCACCGTCTTCATGGTGACGCATGATCTCGACAGCCTCTATGCGATCTGCGATCGCATTGCCGCTTTGGCCGATGGCAAGGTGATTGCCGCTGGTCCCCTGCCCACCATGCTCGCCTCGCCCCATCCTTGGCTGCGCGCCTATTTCCACGGTAAAAGGGCGCGGC contains:
- a CDS encoding ABC transporter ATP-binding protein, translating into MKGLDLDVYKGEVLGFVGGSGTGKSVLTRTILGLVRKRSGRIEMFGSDIDRISVKARALIERRIGVMFQQGALFSGLTVKQNVQVPMREHLTLSPRLMDELALLKIELVGLPRDAAEKYPSELSGGMIKRAALARALALDPELVFLDEPTSGLDPIGAAEFDDLIATLQKTLGLTVFMVTHDLDSLYAICDRIAALADGKVIAAGPLPTMLASPHPWLRAYFHGKRARQLLGDATLAEAVR
- a CDS encoding ABC transporter permease produces the protein MPQNPSFSSEMLGDAMHFSLAGHWTLEWSKGLESAAADLLKALGKARKAVFNLAGVERLDTAGAWLIDRTRRNLSERGVSTELDHVRPEYGILFQEAHFRTFPEPKRQNASFFVAPLVETGKTVVEAGRETLRGMSFLGEAIASLAQSFVQRQHFRGISLVYQIETIGLRSVPIITLINFLVGCIVAQQGLFQLRRFGASTFAVDLLGILTLRELGVLLTSIMIAGRSGSAITAEIGSMKMREEIDALTVMGLRPIEVLIVPRLLALVISLPLLTFIADMAALAGGLLVSYSYGGIQPVAFLNRLHDAISLHTFYTGLIKAPFMALVIGLIAAVEGFAVEGSAESLGRQVTTSVVKSIFMVIVLDGLFAMFFAGINY